One segment of Leptospiraceae bacterium DNA contains the following:
- a CDS encoding acetoacetate decarboxylase: protein MENTIHYLPPWQLKGEGFIIPFLANKKEIIENGFLSEDDKKTYKGGLGACMIVNYESSNVGPYFELLFIPGDFEHTDSSNKIKLYKRITKIYVSSELSIQEGRLNWAIPKEYADFTWETKQKTTFINVLSKDKKNILSTSLKRKFFPFPVTTKIYPVTLLQKSDSSQMIQTQFSGYGKGYISNINNWTSDENFFIDIKRNSRFYFGLAVNEFNITFPIPEMIS, encoded by the coding sequence ATGGAAAATACAATACATTATCTACCACCTTGGCAACTCAAAGGAGAAGGATTTATTATACCTTTTTTAGCAAATAAAAAAGAGATAATCGAAAACGGATTTTTATCAGAGGACGATAAAAAAACTTACAAAGGAGGACTTGGTGCTTGTATGATTGTGAACTACGAATCCTCGAATGTTGGTCCTTATTTCGAATTATTATTTATTCCAGGAGATTTTGAACATACAGATTCTTCTAATAAAATAAAACTATATAAACGTATAACAAAAATTTATGTTTCAAGCGAATTGTCTATCCAAGAAGGAAGATTAAATTGGGCAATTCCAAAGGAATATGCAGATTTTACTTGGGAAACAAAACAAAAAACTACCTTTATAAATGTATTATCGAAAGATAAAAAAAATATACTCTCAACAAGCCTAAAGAGAAAATTTTTTCCATTTCCAGTTACTACTAAAATTTATCCGGTAACTTTATTACAAAAATCTGATTCGAGTCAAATGATTCAAACTCAATTTAGTGGTTATGGGAAAGGATATATTTCAAATATAAATAATTGGACTTCAGATGAGAATTTCTTCATCGATATAAAAAGAAATTCAAGATTTTATTTCGGATTGGCAGTAAATGAATTTAATATTACCTTCCCTATTCCGGAGATGATTTCATGA
- the thiH gene encoding 2-iminoacetate synthase ThiH translates to MRKIVFLEKFKLHDFSKSIDIVNAKSKKDVEITLTRLIHSEKLDFSDFISLISPSADFYLEEMASFSKEITEERFGKTILMYMPMYLSNECRSSCLYCGFSFENKIRRKTLSFEEIRLEAEIISQKGIRHILILTGEDYSKTPISYLISSVKILKEYFHSVSIEVYPMDTEDYAQLIDAGVDGLALYQETYDSETYKKYHLRGVKKDMNYRLNGPDRGGIAGFRKIGIGALLGLSNPIGEMYFLGLHATYLLKEYWRTSLQVSLPRMRPTVSDFHQVIPVSDREFLRFIFAIRLYFKDAGIVLSTRENEKLRNNLLGLGITSMSAESKTEPGGYSGSGALEQFETEDKRNVQDVMRYIREKGYDPVLKDFDSSIV, encoded by the coding sequence ATGAGGAAGATCGTGTTTCTTGAAAAATTTAAATTACATGATTTTTCGAAAAGTATAGACATTGTAAACGCGAAATCAAAAAAAGACGTTGAAATAACGTTAACTAGATTAATTCATTCTGAAAAATTAGATTTTTCAGATTTTATTTCTCTAATATCCCCGAGTGCAGATTTTTATTTAGAAGAGATGGCTTCCTTCTCAAAAGAAATTACAGAGGAGAGATTTGGAAAAACAATTTTAATGTACATGCCTATGTATCTTTCGAATGAATGCAGATCTTCGTGTTTGTATTGTGGTTTTAGCTTCGAAAATAAAATAAGACGTAAAACTTTATCATTCGAAGAAATTAGATTAGAGGCTGAAATTATTTCCCAAAAAGGAATCAGGCATATCCTTATTTTGACCGGTGAAGATTATTCAAAAACACCAATTTCGTATCTTATAAGTTCTGTAAAAATTCTAAAAGAATACTTTCACTCTGTATCTATTGAAGTTTACCCAATGGATACGGAAGATTATGCGCAGTTAATTGATGCAGGTGTAGATGGACTTGCTCTTTACCAAGAAACTTACGATAGTGAAACCTATAAAAAGTATCATTTACGTGGAGTAAAAAAGGATATGAATTATAGACTAAATGGACCGGATAGGGGAGGCATTGCAGGATTTCGAAAAATAGGTATCGGTGCACTTCTTGGTTTATCAAATCCGATAGGTGAAATGTATTTTTTAGGACTTCATGCCACATATTTACTAAAAGAATACTGGAGAACTTCGTTGCAAGTTTCGCTTCCGCGAATGAGACCGACTGTAAGTGATTTCCATCAAGTTATTCCTGTCAGTGATCGAGAATTTTTACGGTTTATATTTGCGATTCGATTGTATTTTAAAGACGCAGGAATTGTATTATCAACACGGGAAAATGAAAAACTTCGCAATAATTTGCTCGGTCTTGGAATTACTTCTATGTCAGCTGAATCAAAGACAGAACCGGGCGGATACAGTGGTAGTGGCGCTTTAGAACAATTTGAAACAGAAGATAAAAGAAATGTTCAAGACGTTATGCGTTACATACGCGAAAAAGGATACGATCCCGTCTTAAAAGATTTTGATTCATCAATTGTATAA
- the hemB gene encoding porphobilinogen synthase codes for MDMKRRPRRNRKSSSIRDMVAETILLPSQLIHPIFLEEGKKLKTEISSMPNFFRFSPDLVLAEVESSLKLGIRNFILFPQIEEKLKDKKASLSYKKNSLYINMIRTLKKEFSEITIITDVAMDPYSSDGHDGLVENGKILNDETLPILGKMALAQAEAGADILGPSDMMDGRVSYLRDTLDKNGFSEVSIMSYTAKYASSFYGPFRDALGSAPKSGDKKTYQMDFRNAKEALLEAELDFQEGADYLMVKPALAYLDIIQLIKQSFQIPVVAYNVSGEYAMIKAAAKLGWLDETKAMIESLTAIKRAGADIIITYFAKDFAKLNT; via the coding sequence ATGGATATGAAGCGTAGACCTAGAAGAAATAGAAAATCAAGTTCCATTAGAGATATGGTAGCAGAAACAATTTTACTTCCCTCTCAGTTAATCCATCCTATTTTTTTAGAGGAAGGAAAAAAATTAAAAACAGAAATTAGTTCTATGCCGAATTTTTTTCGTTTTTCTCCAGACTTAGTTTTAGCGGAGGTTGAAAGTTCTTTAAAACTAGGAATTAGAAACTTTATTCTTTTCCCGCAGATAGAAGAAAAATTAAAAGATAAAAAAGCTAGTTTAAGTTATAAAAAAAATAGCCTTTATATCAATATGATTCGAACTCTAAAAAAAGAATTTTCGGAAATAACTATTATTACCGACGTAGCGATGGATCCCTATAGCTCAGATGGGCATGATGGTTTAGTAGAAAACGGAAAAATTCTAAATGATGAAACTCTACCAATTCTAGGCAAAATGGCATTAGCCCAAGCAGAAGCGGGGGCAGACATTTTAGGACCGTCAGATATGATGGACGGAAGAGTAAGTTATTTGCGTGACACATTAGATAAAAATGGGTTCTCAGAAGTTTCAATCATGTCATATACAGCAAAGTATGCGAGTAGTTTCTATGGTCCATTTCGCGATGCACTTGGCTCTGCACCAAAATCTGGCGACAAAAAAACCTATCAAATGGATTTCCGCAATGCAAAGGAAGCCTTGCTCGAAGCAGAGCTTGATTTTCAAGAAGGAGCTGATTACCTTATGGTAAAACCGGCATTAGCCTACTTAGATATTATTCAATTGATAAAACAAAGTTTTCAAATTCCTGTAGTTGCATACAACGTTAGTGGTGAATATGCCATGATTAAAGCAGCTGCAAAGTTAGGTTGGTTAGATGAAACCAAAGCAATGATAGAAAGTTTAACAGCGATTAAACGCGCTGGTGCGGATATAATTATAACTTATTTTGCGAAAGATTTTGCAAAATTAAATACATAG
- a CDS encoding response regulator — protein MNANEKYLLEEIEKLKKERDAAIELAENRNLFISNISHEIRSPINAILGLINIYLEEHLENVDNEFFKNIKFNSESLLKLLNDILLYTRIESNAIELEEIEIDLKELLNRIEKSFLWSLNEKKLNFSINIDSEIPNQVFGDSLRLTQILTNLISNAEKFTNAGSISINVKLKSKKANLVEIEFSVTDTGIGIPKEKMDEIFNSFIQGEKSISRIYGGSGLGLTISKKLLELMESKLIVESEVNKGSNFSFTLFFHTPLLATKEIKPIEVKQEKSSLLGLRVLLVEDNISNQKVAVRYLQKWDIEADIAENGIICLEKIEKNIYDIVLMDLQMPEMDGYTATDQIRKMENPQIKNIPIIALTASSLLDTKNKVEQSGMNDYLTKPFNPTDLYNCIAKYYKKK, from the coding sequence ATGAATGCAAACGAAAAATACCTTTTGGAGGAAATTGAAAAACTAAAAAAGGAACGAGATGCTGCCATTGAACTTGCTGAAAACCGTAATTTATTCATTTCCAATATTAGTCACGAAATTCGATCTCCAATCAATGCAATTCTTGGGCTAATTAATATTTATCTCGAAGAACACTTAGAGAATGTTGATAATGAGTTTTTTAAAAATATAAAATTTAATTCAGAAAGTCTATTGAAACTTTTAAATGACATATTACTGTATACACGTATAGAATCTAATGCAATCGAATTGGAAGAAATTGAAATTGATTTAAAAGAACTTTTAAATAGAATTGAAAAAAGTTTTTTATGGTCTTTAAATGAAAAAAAATTAAATTTTTCAATCAATATTGATTCAGAAATTCCTAATCAAGTTTTTGGAGATTCCCTACGTTTAACTCAGATATTAACAAATCTCATTAGTAATGCGGAAAAATTTACAAATGCAGGATCTATATCTATTAATGTAAAATTAAAAAGTAAAAAGGCTAACCTAGTTGAAATAGAATTCTCAGTTACGGATACAGGCATAGGAATTCCAAAAGAAAAAATGGACGAAATTTTTAATAGTTTTATTCAGGGGGAAAAATCAATTAGCCGCATTTACGGAGGTTCAGGATTAGGATTAACGATTTCCAAAAAACTTTTAGAATTAATGGAAAGTAAGCTAATAGTGGAAAGCGAAGTAAATAAAGGTTCAAATTTTTCTTTTACTCTATTTTTTCATACACCTTTACTTGCTACCAAGGAAATAAAACCAATCGAAGTGAAACAAGAAAAAAGCAGTTTACTCGGACTAAGAGTATTACTCGTAGAAGATAATATTAGTAATCAAAAAGTAGCAGTACGATACTTACAAAAATGGGACATCGAAGCAGATATTGCAGAAAATGGAATTATTTGTTTGGAGAAAATTGAAAAGAACATTTATGATATTGTATTAATGGATTTACAAATGCCAGAAATGGACGGATATACTGCGACTGATCAAATTAGAAAAATGGAAAATCCGCAAATTAAAAATATTCCTATCATTGCCTTAACTGCCTCCTCTCTATTAGATACAAAAAACAAAGTGGAACAATCAGGTATGAACGATTATTTAACGAAACCATTTAACCCAACAGACCTATATAATTGTATTGCAAAATATTACAAAAAAAAATAG
- a CDS encoding Cys-rich protein — protein sequence MKLIFSSLLVLSVFSSVWALDPKCDPACDRFIDCAKEMHRGKTATPAELKRMKDGCLNTCKKKAKEVISCYDSNQNSCGNFALCIQKSYSATKK from the coding sequence ATGAAACTCATTTTTTCCTCTCTTTTGGTCCTCTCAGTTTTTTCCTCAGTATGGGCATTAGACCCAAAATGTGATCCAGCTTGCGATAGATTTATTGATTGCGCAAAAGAAATGCACCGAGGAAAAACAGCTACACCTGCTGAACTCAAAAGAATGAAAGATGGCTGTTTAAATACATGTAAAAAAAAGGCTAAAGAAGTTATTTCATGTTACGATTCTAACCAAAATTCTTGTGGTAACTTTGCGCTCTGCATTCAAAAAAGTTACTCAGCCACTAAAAAATAA
- a CDS encoding AAA family ATPase — translation MYLKSMSIVGFKTFADETEVVFDPGFTAVVGPNGSGKSNIVDALRWVLGEKSAKGLRGDKMEDVIFHGSETRDPAGFSEVAVHLDNSNKTFAIDFPTVKITRRLYPDLTNEYYINNARVLRKDVEKLLMDTGIGKASYSIMEQGRVEAILNAKPEDRRAIFDEAAGISRFKMDRAETEKKLDMTTQNLLRISDIMSSMEKELDLKNKQAERARTYFDLKNKLTEADKNLRYLKLKSLKTRSKKVEAELVEIKKKNDDLMSRMSDDAKLIEEREKFRYEMEQKISEIDKKLLDFLSQKEIQREKIEKNKSIIHEFDQRIDELRTNLESENTRMENAETEYNQLLALSENLIKMIEMTLANVEKFSSDKKDLEIQIDDELKNIHNYQESISSNDKKHNVLREKLKDSILSLINQIEEKKRDAEKSEGKRDELRKFLISSLDDNIEKINEILSGNANSERVTEILREMNLVSYRENLKDFIEMEDIFRDILLDKDGLLAKKESIDSEIEDLILENENLSRKIKDANQNIESLRNTLEEKKEEIVKLEKSILEMEGKNASALDARDKELRIKHEAGDRITNFQKSIETLQTKKISYQDEVKILEEQIEKSYTEFLGMSKTLEAEKEQLKNLFSEIQNLKSSSQADQEEFKSIIPMMSELERKTSALRVQIDTFNEELYNDYSMSDVELEEEKSSLTLKQDAEDTKLREIKSEMQLLGSINPLAVEEFNNVKEIYDHHKKQRDDIEKSKNDILDVLKNINIESEKLFTETFEVIRKNFQETFSTLFNGGRATIELTEKEDKLNSGIEIIAEPPGKHVQNLKLLSGGEKSMTVIALLFAIYMVKPSPFCFLDEIDAALDEVNKIRFCQILDKFKDVSQFIVITHAPPTISRANAIFGVTSSEPGVSRVISLKVEEAKQFAKKMQQAV, via the coding sequence ATGTATTTAAAGAGCATGAGTATTGTTGGGTTTAAAACGTTTGCAGATGAAACGGAAGTAGTTTTTGATCCGGGTTTTACCGCTGTAGTGGGTCCGAATGGTTCTGGAAAATCTAATATTGTAGACGCACTTCGATGGGTATTAGGCGAAAAATCCGCCAAAGGACTCCGCGGTGATAAAATGGAAGACGTGATTTTTCACGGATCGGAAACGCGTGATCCTGCCGGTTTCTCAGAAGTAGCCGTTCATTTGGATAATAGCAATAAAACGTTCGCCATCGATTTCCCAACAGTCAAAATAACTCGAAGACTTTATCCTGATTTAACAAATGAATATTACATCAACAATGCCAGAGTATTGAGAAAAGATGTAGAAAAACTTTTGATGGACACTGGGATTGGAAAAGCAAGTTATTCCATCATGGAGCAGGGTAGGGTAGAAGCTATTTTGAATGCTAAGCCAGAAGATAGAAGGGCAATTTTTGACGAAGCTGCTGGAATTTCCAGATTTAAAATGGACAGAGCAGAAACAGAAAAAAAATTGGATATGACCACTCAAAATCTATTGCGGATAAGTGATATTATGTCCTCAATGGAAAAAGAATTAGATTTAAAAAACAAACAAGCAGAAAGAGCTAGAACTTATTTCGATTTAAAAAATAAACTCACAGAAGCAGATAAAAATCTAAGATACCTCAAACTAAAAAGCCTAAAAACTCGATCCAAAAAAGTAGAAGCTGAATTAGTAGAAATTAAGAAAAAAAATGATGACTTAATGTCTAGAATGAGTGACGATGCAAAACTTATCGAAGAACGAGAAAAATTTCGTTATGAAATGGAACAAAAAATTTCCGAAATTGATAAAAAACTTTTAGATTTTTTGTCTCAAAAAGAAATTCAAAGAGAAAAAATCGAAAAAAATAAAAGTATCATACACGAATTTGATCAACGCATTGACGAACTCCGCACAAATTTAGAAAGTGAAAATACTCGCATGGAAAATGCGGAAACTGAATACAATCAGTTATTAGCGTTGAGTGAAAATTTAATCAAAATGATTGAAATGACTCTTGCGAACGTAGAGAAATTTTCTTCTGACAAAAAAGATCTCGAAATTCAAATTGATGATGAATTAAAAAATATTCACAACTACCAAGAATCGATTAGTTCCAATGATAAAAAACACAATGTACTTAGAGAAAAATTAAAGGATAGTATTCTTTCTTTAATTAATCAAATAGAAGAAAAAAAACGTGATGCCGAAAAGTCAGAAGGAAAAAGAGATGAGTTAAGAAAGTTTTTAATTTCTTCCCTCGATGATAATATCGAAAAAATAAATGAAATTTTGTCAGGAAATGCAAACTCTGAGAGGGTAACGGAAATTTTGCGCGAAATGAACCTTGTTTCCTATCGAGAAAATCTAAAAGATTTTATTGAAATGGAAGATATTTTCCGTGATATTCTACTCGATAAAGATGGACTTCTCGCTAAAAAAGAAAGTATCGATTCAGAAATTGAGGATTTGATATTAGAAAATGAAAATCTTTCCAGAAAAATTAAAGATGCCAATCAAAATATCGAATCTCTGAGAAATACTTTAGAAGAGAAAAAAGAAGAAATAGTAAAACTAGAAAAAAGCATTTTAGAAATGGAAGGAAAAAATGCTTCAGCCTTAGATGCAAGGGACAAAGAACTTCGAATCAAACATGAAGCGGGTGATAGAATTACGAATTTTCAAAAATCAATCGAAACCCTACAAACAAAAAAGATTTCTTACCAAGACGAAGTAAAAATTTTAGAAGAACAAATTGAAAAGTCTTATACTGAATTTTTAGGAATGAGTAAAACATTAGAAGCAGAAAAAGAACAACTTAAAAATCTTTTTTCTGAAATTCAAAATTTAAAATCTTCTTCACAAGCTGATCAAGAAGAATTCAAATCTATTATTCCTATGATGAGTGAGTTAGAGAGAAAAACTTCCGCTCTTAGAGTTCAAATAGATACATTTAACGAAGAGTTGTACAATGATTATTCCATGAGTGATGTTGAACTAGAAGAAGAAAAATCCTCTCTTACATTAAAACAAGATGCAGAGGATACAAAACTAAGAGAAATTAAATCCGAAATGCAGTTACTTGGTTCAATTAACCCATTGGCAGTAGAAGAGTTTAACAATGTTAAAGAAATTTATGATCACCATAAAAAACAAAGAGATGACATAGAAAAAAGTAAAAATGATATTTTGGATGTATTAAAAAATATAAATATAGAATCTGAAAAATTATTTACAGAAACTTTTGAAGTGATTAGAAAAAACTTTCAAGAAACTTTTTCAACTTTATTTAATGGTGGACGAGCTACAATCGAACTTACTGAAAAAGAAGACAAACTGAATTCTGGAATAGAAATTATTGCAGAGCCACCTGGAAAACATGTTCAGAATTTGAAACTTCTATCAGGAGGCGAAAAGTCAATGACAGTTATAGCACTGTTATTCGCAATTTATATGGTTAAACCATCTCCATTTTGTTTTTTAGATGAGATTGATGCGGCTCTAGACGAAGTAAATAAAATTAGATTCTGTCAGATTCTGGATAAATTTAAAGACGTAAGCCAATTTATTGTTATCACACACGCTCCTCCTACGATATCACGTGCAAATGCTATATTTGGTGTGACTAGTTCTGAACCCGGTGTCTCTAGAGTAATTTCTTTAAAAGTAGAAGAAGCAAAACAATTTGCTAAAAAAATGCAACAAGCAGTTTAA
- a CDS encoding thiazole synthase yields the protein MLEMGGKKFHSRLFVGTGKFSSAEEMRYAIEASNTEIVTVALRRVDLESKDDDILSSIDRSKVLLLPNTSGARNAKEAVRLARLARSLGAGDWVKLEVVPDPIYLLPDPIESLKAAIELVKDGFKVMPYINADPVLCKYLEDAGCVCVMPLGSPIGSNLGIKNRANIEMIIAQSKVPVVVDAGLGEPSHASEAMELGADAVLVNTAIAIGKNPVKIAEAFKLATIAGRLSYLYRGRRFQGNLSVKANASSPLTGFLNEEDRVS from the coding sequence ATTTTGGAGATGGGCGGGAAAAAATTTCATTCTAGACTTTTTGTCGGAACTGGAAAATTTTCTTCCGCAGAAGAAATGCGATATGCGATAGAGGCCTCTAATACTGAAATTGTGACAGTTGCTCTTCGTAGGGTAGATTTAGAATCCAAAGATGATGATATACTTTCTTCGATTGATAGAAGTAAAGTTTTACTTCTACCGAATACTAGCGGCGCCCGAAATGCAAAAGAAGCTGTTCGCCTAGCAAGGTTGGCGCGTTCACTTGGAGCTGGTGATTGGGTTAAATTAGAAGTAGTCCCTGATCCAATCTATTTACTTCCAGATCCAATAGAATCCTTAAAAGCTGCTATTGAACTTGTAAAAGATGGATTTAAAGTGATGCCGTATATCAATGCAGATCCAGTGTTATGTAAATATTTAGAAGATGCGGGATGTGTTTGTGTAATGCCTCTTGGTTCTCCAATTGGCTCTAATTTAGGAATTAAAAATCGAGCCAATATAGAAATGATAATTGCTCAGTCTAAAGTTCCGGTTGTAGTAGATGCTGGATTAGGTGAACCATCGCATGCTTCTGAAGCTATGGAATTAGGAGCCGATGCCGTGCTGGTTAATACAGCAATTGCTATTGGAAAAAATCCAGTAAAAATTGCTGAAGCATTTAAGTTAGCAACTATCGCTGGTAGGCTTTCTTATCTTTATCGCGGAAGGCGATTCCAAGGTAATTTGTCAGTTAAGGCAAATGCGTCTAGTCCGCTAACTGGTTTTTTGAATGAGGAAGATCGTGTTTCTTGA